Proteins encoded by one window of Dioscorea cayenensis subsp. rotundata cultivar TDr96_F1 chromosome 6, TDr96_F1_v2_PseudoChromosome.rev07_lg8_w22 25.fasta, whole genome shotgun sequence:
- the LOC120263418 gene encoding DPH4 homolog, which translates to MLLDSCNLTGTTHYQILSVKEDANYDEIRAGYKAAILNSHPDKLHMNTKESQLDHELQERFLSVQKAWEVLSDPTSRANYDMELQSSRQKLEAVADEVTLEEMTIETIGDAQEFFYQCRCGDYFSVTPSELDEIGLPLNININGDVASQSATGLQPAAVLLPCGSCSLKIRLILHSVP; encoded by the coding sequence ATGCTCCTTGATAGCTGTAATTTGACTGGAACAACCCACTATCAAATCCTTTCAGTGAAGGAAGACGCCAACTATGATGAGATCCGAGCAGGATACAAGGCTGCCATCCTCAATTCTCATCCTGATAAACTGCACATGAATACAAAAGAATCTCAGCTTGACCATGAATTGCAAGAAAGATTTCTGTCTGTTCAGAAAGCATGGGAGGTACTTAGTGATCCAACATCCAGAGCAAATTATGATATGGAGTTGCAATCTTCCAGACAGAAACTTGAAGCTGTTGCTGATGAAGTCACATTAGAGGAGATGACTATAGAAACCATTGGTGATGCTCAGGAGTTCTTTTATCAATGCAGATGTGGTGATTATTTCTCAGTTACACCCTCAGAGCTTGATGAGATTGGTTTGccactaaatataaatataaatggaGATGTAGCATCACAGTCTGCTACTGGTTTGCAACCAGCTGCTGTTCTTCTACCTTGTGGTTCTTGTTCACTCAAAATCCGATTAATACTGCATTCCGTGCCTTGA